The region TCGAAATCGTGACCCCGAGCGAATCGATCCTCGCTGAGCCGACCGTCTCCGTGGTCGATAAGGTCGTTGATAAGAAAGGGACCAAAGCGGTGGCGGAAGCCTACCTGAAGTACCTTTACTCACCGGAAGGACAGGAAATTGCGGCGAAAAACTACTATCGCCCGCGCGATGAGGCCGTCGCGAAGAAATACGAAAACGCCTTCCCGAAACTGAAGCTGTTCACTATCGATGATGTTTTTGGCGGCTGGACCAAAGCGCAGAAAGAGCACTTCTCTAACGGCGGCACCTTCGACCAGATCAGCAAGCGCTAACCGTTTCACAAAGAACGACACGGTAACCCGGTGTGAGAAATCCGCCGGGTTTTTTATTTGGTCATCATTTTGCGTTACTCTTTTGCCTCTATTGAAAACAGGGAACGCGTTGTGAAAAAAATTATCGTACTGATCCTGATTGTTCTCGCCCTTGCCGCAGGCGGCGTGTACTGGATGAAAGCGGGTAATCCGAATGCGTTGCGTCATATCGTTCTCGACCAGTGTGTGCCCAACCAGCTGCATAACCGTAACCCGGCGCCGTGTGCGCAGGTGAAGCCGGATGCGGGCTACGTGGTGTTCAAGGACCGCAACGGGCCGCTGCAATACCTCCTGATGCCCACGTACCGGATTAACGGCACCGAAAGCCCGCTGTTGACGGAGCCTCAGACACCGAACTTCTTCTGGCTGGCATGGCAGTCACGTCATTTTATGAGCATGAAACGGGGAGCCGACGTGCCTGACAGCGCCATTTCGCTGACCATCAACTCCCCGACCGGGCGCACGCAAAACCATTTTCATATTCACATCTCCTGCCTGCGCCCGGACGTGCGCGAGAAGCTGAACGCGGCGCAGGGGCAAATCAGCACCCAGTGGCTACCGCTTCCGGGCGGGCTGGAAGGACATGAATACCTTGCCCGTCGGGTGACAGAGAACGAACTGGTACAGCGCAGCCCGTTTATGATGCTGGCGGAAGAGCTGCCGGAAGCGCGCGACCATATGGGACGCTTCGCGCTGGCGATGGCCCAGCAGTCGGATGGCTCGTTTGTATTGCTGGCGACAGAGCGTAACCTGCTGACCTTTAACCGCGCGTCGGCTGAGGAATTGCAGGATCATCAATGCGATATCCTGAAGTGACCCCACCATAAATAGCGTTTACTCGCCCTGCCTGTCGCCGTAGACTTGCTGAAAAATTCTACAGGAGACAGGTATGTCGCTCTGGTTAACGCATCCTCTGCTGCTTCCCTCGCTGATCGTTGGCGTCACCATTGTGCTGTGGGCGACATCGCTGTTGCCGGAATTTATCACTGCGCTGCTGTTTTTCACGGCAGCGATGACCGCCAGAATCGCCCCGCCGGAGGTGATCTTCGGCGGTTTTGCCTCGTCGGCTTTCTGGCTGGTGTTCAGCGGCTTTGTGCTCGGCGTGGCGATCCGTAAAACCGGGCTGGCGGACAGGGCCGCCCGGGCGCTGTCGGCAAAGCTTACCGACTCCTGGGTGATGATGGTGGCGAGCGTAGTATTGCTCAGCTACGCGCTGGCGTTTGTGATGCCATCAAATATGGGACGCATTGCGCTGCTGATGCCGATTGTCGCGGCGATGGCAAAACGCGCCGGTATTGCCGACGGCTCCCGCGCCTGGTTCGGCCTGGCGCTGGCCGTCGGGTTTGGCACCTTCCAGCTTTCGGCGACTATCCTGCCAGCAAACGTCCCTAACCTGGTGATGAGCGGCGCGGCGGAAGGCTCGTACGGCATTCATCTGAACTATGTCCCGTATCTGCTGCTGCACACGCCGGTGCTGGGTATTCTCAAGGGTCTGATTCTGATTGGCCTGATCTGCTGGCTGTTCTCTGGCAGCCCAAAACCACCGAAGGATCTGACGCCCTCTGAACCCATGGGGGGGGATGAAAAGCGTCTTGCCTGGCTGCTGGCGGTGGTGTTGATGATGTGGGTGACGGAGAGCTGGCACGGCGTGGGGCCAGCGTGGACGGGGCTGGCGGCCTCGGTCATCGTCATGCTCCCGCGCATCGGTTTTATCACCGGTGAGGAGTTCTCGGCGGGAGTGAACATGCGCACCTGTATTTACGTCGCGGGTATTCTCGGGCTGGCGATCGTGGTGACGCAAACCGGTATCGGTGCGGCCGTAGGCGAGGCGTTGCTGCGTATCATGCCGCTGGATGCAGACCGACCGTTTACCAGCTTCCTGGCGCTGACCGGGATCACCACGGCGCTCAACTTCATTATGACCGCCAACGGCGTTCCGGCACTGTACACCACGCTGGCGCAGAGCTTCGCGGACGCGACCGGCTTCCCGCTGCTGTCGGTGATCATGATTCAGGTGCTGGGCTATTCCACGCCGCTGCTGCCGTATCAGGCGTCGCCGATTGTGGTAGCGATGGGGCTAGGGAAGGTGCCTGCGAAGGCGGGGATGCTGCTCTGTCTGGCGCTGGCGATTGCAACGTATCTGGTGCTGCTGCCGCTGGATTATCTGTGGTTTAGCCTACTGGGACGGCTGTAAAAAAGCCCGGTGGCGCTGACGCTTACCGGGCCTACAGAACCGTAGGGCGGGTAAGCGCAAGCGCCACCCGCCACAAAGGCAATTACGCCTGCTTAGCCGCTTCTGCCGCTTTAACGATCACCGCGAAAGCGTCCGCTTTCAGGGATGCGCCGCCAACCAGTGCGCCATCGATGTCTGGCTGGGTGAACAGCTCAGCAGCGTTGGAGGCGTTTACAGAGCCGCCGTACTGGATGATGACCTGCTCAGCCACTTTCGCGTCTGCTTTCGCAATGTGATCACGAATGAACTTGTGCACCGCCTGTGCCTGCGCAGGGGTTGCAGATTTGCCGGTACCGATCGCCCAGACTGGCTCGTAAGCGATAACTGCACCTTCGAACGCTGCCGCGCCCTGGGTTTTCAGCACAGCGTCGATCTGACGTGCGCACACTTCTTCAGTTTTGCCCGCTTCGTTTTCCGCTTCGGTTTCACCGATGCACAGAACCGGGATCAGACCCTGCTCTTTCAGCACGGCGAATTTCTTCGCGATGAACTCGTCAGATTCTTTGTGGTAGGTGCGACGCTCAGAGTGGCCGATGATGATGTATTTCGCGCCGATATCTTTCAGCATTTCAGCGGAAGTTTCACCGGTGAATGCGCCGGACAGGTTAACGTCAACGTTCTGCGCGCCCAGTACGATGTGGCTGCCGTCAGCGGCACGTTTAGCCAGATCCAGGTACATATCCGGCGGAGCGATAGCAACCGCACAGCCGGTCACGCCAGCCAGCTCTTTACGCAGGTTAGCAACCAGTTCGTTTACCATGTGGCGGCTGCCGTTCAGTTTCCAGTTACCCATCACTAAAGGATGTCGCATTTCAATTCTCCACGCTCAATAAGCGAATTAAGGAATATGGCCACCCTTAAGGGCAGCATGGTCTGTGAATCAGTATAGAGATTTTCCCTCGAAAGGCTTTGCTTTTTG is a window of Enterobacter hormaechei ATCC 49162 DNA encoding:
- a CDS encoding CDP-diacylglycerol diphosphatase; protein product: MKKIIVLILIVLALAAGGVYWMKAGNPNALRHIVLDQCVPNQLHNRNPAPCAQVKPDAGYVVFKDRNGPLQYLLMPTYRINGTESPLLTEPQTPNFFWLAWQSRHFMSMKRGADVPDSAISLTINSPTGRTQNHFHIHISCLRPDVREKLNAAQGQISTQWLPLPGGLEGHEYLARRVTENELVQRSPFMMLAEELPEARDHMGRFALAMAQQSDGSFVLLATERNLLTFNRASAEELQDHQCDILK
- a CDS encoding SLC13 family permease; the protein is MSLWLTHPLLLPSLIVGVTIVLWATSLLPEFITALLFFTAAMTARIAPPEVIFGGFASSAFWLVFSGFVLGVAIRKTGLADRAARALSAKLTDSWVMMVASVVLLSYALAFVMPSNMGRIALLMPIVAAMAKRAGIADGSRAWFGLALAVGFGTFQLSATILPANVPNLVMSGAAEGSYGIHLNYVPYLLLHTPVLGILKGLILIGLICWLFSGSPKPPKDLTPSEPMGGDEKRLAWLLAVVLMMWVTESWHGVGPAWTGLAASVIVMLPRIGFITGEEFSAGVNMRTCIYVAGILGLAIVVTQTGIGAAVGEALLRIMPLDADRPFTSFLALTGITTALNFIMTANGVPALYTTLAQSFADATGFPLLSVIMIQVLGYSTPLLPYQASPIVVAMGLGKVPAKAGMLLCLALAIATYLVLLPLDYLWFSLLGRL
- the tpiA gene encoding triose-phosphate isomerase — translated: MRHPLVMGNWKLNGSRHMVNELVANLRKELAGVTGCAVAIAPPDMYLDLAKRAADGSHIVLGAQNVDVNLSGAFTGETSAEMLKDIGAKYIIIGHSERRTYHKESDEFIAKKFAVLKEQGLIPVLCIGETEAENEAGKTEEVCARQIDAVLKTQGAAAFEGAVIAYEPVWAIGTGKSATPAQAQAVHKFIRDHIAKADAKVAEQVIIQYGGSVNASNAAELFTQPDIDGALVGGASLKADAFAVIVKAAEAAKQA